Proteins from a genomic interval of Flammeovirgaceae bacterium SG7u.111:
- a CDS encoding XdhC/CoxI family protein encodes MYELKRLIEAYKQIDFSNRKAALATVVKLYGSSYRRPGARMLVTDDGHWTGAISGGCLEGDALRKARKVMNEGKPALVTYDTMSDGSTEMGIALGCNGIIDVLIEPLNPNNTENPIHILEKAISDDRLSVIGTVYKSDEEDVFPGERLMIDYTGKEISTIKGKNLYNLLTSDIHKVVEDGKSVSKIYEIIQGKTEVFFEAILPGIRLVIFGGGYDAVPMCQQGASLGWDVTVTDNCIAHLAPKRFPAAKEIVAAEFDQFLDKISINQYTAIILMSHDYYKDLAVLKQVLKSEANYIGILGPKKRGEKMKEDLSAEGITLSEFDIKRIHNPMGLDIGAETPEEIALSTLAEIQAHFSNRKGSQLKEKDGYIHERTERGLDPKLSGKLKPTSCSLPKKG; translated from the coding sequence ATGTACGAACTCAAAAGACTAATAGAAGCCTACAAACAAATAGATTTTTCCAATAGAAAAGCAGCTCTTGCTACCGTAGTGAAATTATATGGATCCTCTTACCGTAGGCCAGGCGCCAGGATGCTGGTGACAGACGATGGGCATTGGACGGGAGCTATCAGCGGTGGCTGCCTCGAAGGTGATGCGCTAAGGAAAGCCAGAAAGGTGATGAACGAGGGCAAGCCCGCTCTGGTCACGTACGATACTATGAGCGATGGCAGCACCGAAATGGGCATCGCCCTAGGCTGCAATGGCATCATAGATGTCCTCATTGAGCCGCTGAACCCAAACAACACCGAAAACCCAATTCATATCTTAGAAAAAGCAATAAGTGACGATAGGCTCTCGGTAATTGGTACTGTTTACAAATCGGATGAAGAAGACGTTTTTCCTGGAGAACGGTTGATGATTGACTACACAGGTAAGGAAATCTCTACTATAAAAGGGAAAAACTTGTACAACCTGCTCACCTCCGATATTCATAAAGTGGTAGAAGATGGAAAATCAGTTTCCAAAATTTATGAGATTATCCAAGGGAAAACAGAGGTCTTTTTTGAGGCAATTTTGCCGGGGATCAGACTGGTGATTTTTGGAGGAGGCTACGACGCTGTTCCTATGTGCCAGCAAGGCGCTTCCCTCGGCTGGGATGTAACCGTCACCGACAACTGCATTGCTCACCTCGCCCCCAAGCGCTTTCCTGCTGCCAAAGAAATTGTGGCCGCCGAATTTGATCAGTTCTTGGACAAAATCTCCATCAACCAATACACCGCCATCATCCTCATGAGCCACGACTACTACAAGGACTTGGCAGTACTGAAGCAAGTCCTCAAATCGGAAGCGAATTACATTGGAATTTTAGGACCGAAAAAGCGGGGAGAAAAAATGAAAGAAGACCTCTCCGCAGAAGGCATCACGCTCAGTGAATTCGATATAAAGAGAATCCATAACCCCATGGGGCTAGACATTGGCGCAGAAACGCCTGAGGAAATCGCCCTTTCTACCCTAGCCGAAATCCAAGCACATTTTAGCAACAGAAAAGGAAGCCAACTGAAGGAAAAAGATGGCTACATCCACGAAAGAACCGAACGAGGGCTAGACCCAAAACTTTCGGGTAAGTTGAAACCGACTTCTTGTAGTTTGCCTAAGAAGGGATAG
- a CDS encoding dehydrogenase E1 component subunit alpha/beta, translating into MVSPSTAIAFNREGYSDDELKKLYLALLKPRTIEEKMLILLRQGKISKWFSGIGQEAVAVGAAMAMEKTDFILPLHRNLGVFTTRNTPLEKLFAQFQGKKSGFTKGRDRSFHFGSLPHHIVGMISHLGAQLSVACGIALAEKLDGNQAVTLAFSGDGATSEGEFHEAMNLAAVWDLPIIFVVENNGYGLSTPSSQQFRCEYLSDKAKGYGMESVKLEGNNILEMYDGIKKAREFVVGNSKPIFVEAMTFRMRGHEEASGNKYVPKLLLEEWATKDPIINFEQFLLTEKIISKELIDSSKEKFKLEINKALEVVFKESKAESCPEEELGEVYAPSSYKEIQPELSSTKTLRLIDAIRDGLDHSMEQFPELVLMGQDIADYGGVFKATESLMEKYGSTRVRNTPLCESAVVGAALGLAIKGKKAMMEMQFADFATCGFNQIINNLAKIHYRWGQAADVVVRMPTGASMGAGPFHSQSNEAWFFHTPGLKVVYPSTPSAAKGLLCASFSDPNPVLFFEHKTLYRSIEEEVPDGFYTSEIGKAKIAMKGTTLSIITYGLAVHWALELAEEVGDGLIEVIDLQTLLPWDKETVKASVMKTNKVLVCNEDCLTGSISGEIAAWIGENCFEYLDAPIMREGSLDTPIPFSTKLEDEFLPKQRIREKVRALLNY; encoded by the coding sequence ATGGTCTCACCAAGCACTGCTATTGCCTTTAATCGAGAAGGGTATTCAGATGACGAGTTGAAAAAACTGTACCTAGCCCTGCTCAAACCAAGAACCATTGAAGAGAAAATGTTGATTTTGCTCAGGCAGGGGAAAATCAGCAAATGGTTTTCGGGGATAGGGCAAGAAGCCGTTGCCGTTGGAGCTGCAATGGCAATGGAAAAAACTGATTTCATCCTCCCCTTGCACCGAAACCTTGGCGTTTTCACCACTCGTAACACCCCTTTGGAAAAGCTGTTTGCTCAGTTCCAAGGAAAGAAATCGGGTTTCACCAAAGGGCGTGACCGATCCTTCCATTTCGGCAGTTTGCCACACCACATCGTTGGTATGATTTCCCACCTGGGCGCACAGCTTTCCGTAGCATGCGGTATAGCCTTGGCGGAAAAACTGGATGGAAACCAAGCCGTCACCCTCGCATTTTCAGGCGATGGGGCAACTTCGGAAGGGGAATTTCACGAAGCCATGAACCTTGCCGCCGTGTGGGATTTACCTATCATCTTTGTAGTGGAAAACAATGGTTACGGCCTTTCTACCCCTTCTTCCCAGCAGTTTCGCTGCGAATATTTGTCCGACAAAGCAAAAGGCTACGGAATGGAATCGGTTAAATTGGAAGGGAACAATATTTTAGAAATGTACGATGGTATAAAGAAGGCAAGGGAGTTCGTTGTAGGCAATTCGAAGCCTATTTTTGTGGAGGCAATGACATTTCGGATGAGGGGGCACGAGGAAGCTTCAGGGAACAAATACGTCCCCAAACTGCTTTTGGAAGAGTGGGCTACAAAGGACCCAATTATCAATTTTGAGCAATTCCTACTGACTGAAAAAATCATCTCAAAAGAATTAATTGACTCATCAAAAGAGAAATTTAAATTGGAAATCAATAAGGCTTTGGAAGTAGTTTTTAAAGAATCCAAAGCTGAAAGCTGTCCCGAAGAAGAACTTGGAGAGGTATACGCCCCTTCTTCCTACAAAGAAATCCAACCCGAACTTTCTTCCACCAAAACACTCCGGCTAATAGATGCTATAAGAGATGGGTTAGATCATTCTATGGAGCAATTCCCCGAGCTTGTGCTGATGGGGCAAGATATTGCAGATTACGGAGGCGTGTTCAAAGCAACGGAAAGCTTGATGGAAAAATACGGAAGTACTCGCGTGCGAAATACACCGCTTTGCGAATCGGCTGTAGTTGGAGCAGCCTTGGGGCTTGCTATAAAGGGTAAAAAAGCGATGATGGAAATGCAGTTTGCCGACTTTGCCACTTGCGGATTCAATCAAATTATCAATAATTTGGCAAAAATCCATTACCGCTGGGGGCAAGCCGCCGATGTAGTTGTCAGGATGCCAACGGGAGCTAGCATGGGGGCTGGTCCTTTCCATTCCCAATCCAACGAAGCTTGGTTTTTCCATACCCCAGGTCTTAAAGTGGTTTATCCTTCTACTCCATCAGCGGCCAAAGGCTTGCTATGCGCTTCTTTTTCCGACCCCAATCCTGTTTTGTTTTTCGAACACAAAACGCTTTACCGCTCCATAGAAGAGGAAGTTCCCGATGGATTTTACACTTCTGAAATAGGAAAAGCAAAAATAGCGATGAAGGGAACTACATTGAGCATCATCACCTATGGTCTTGCTGTTCATTGGGCATTGGAATTAGCCGAAGAAGTTGGAGATGGGTTAATCGAGGTCATAGACTTGCAAACATTATTACCTTGGGACAAAGAGACGGTAAAAGCTTCGGTAATGAAAACAAACAAGGTATTGGTGTGCAATGAAGACTGCCTTACGGGAAGTATTTCTGGGGAAATAGCAGCATGGATAGGAGAAAACTGTTTTGAATATCTAGACGCTCCCATAATGAGGGAAGGCAGCTTGGATACTCCCATTCCTTTTTCAACCAAACTAGAGGATGAGTTTCTGCCTAAGCAGCGGATTCGAGAGAAGGTAAGAGCTTTATTGAATTATTAG
- a CDS encoding CPBP family intramembrane glutamic endopeptidase, producing the protein MKKIISSLKKHHSEFYEPRFLLAWLVLLGGLIFWKYSTGTNVRFWGLEYRYLWGFLLYAVPFYTAAGLYYLFKKPQENFFKKKGFWIDSLLILTVLFVLRYCLSLYRPELIRTFAPTIPAFFGKLIFSSNSVFLYFLLPISYWLVIDKKKYPDNFYGLTRKGFDAKPYIFLLLISLPFLAGASFSAGFQKVYPFYKPADVPILASQTNYWSSVLIFELFYICQFVCLELFFRGFIVMRLQKYMGGASVWLMVTLYCILHFGKPMPETLASIVGGYVLGVIAYYSRSVFGGIIVHVGVAVCMDIFAHLQLLSK; encoded by the coding sequence GTGAAAAAGATTATTTCGAGTCTAAAAAAACATCATTCAGAATTTTACGAGCCACGCTTCCTTCTAGCTTGGCTCGTTTTGTTGGGAGGGCTGATTTTTTGGAAATATTCAACAGGTACCAATGTTCGCTTTTGGGGGCTTGAGTATAGGTATTTGTGGGGATTTTTGCTTTATGCTGTACCTTTTTACACAGCAGCGGGCTTGTATTACCTGTTCAAAAAGCCTCAGGAAAATTTCTTTAAGAAAAAAGGGTTTTGGATTGATTCTTTGCTAATCCTTACGGTGCTTTTTGTGTTGAGGTATTGCCTTAGCCTTTACCGACCAGAACTTATTCGCACATTTGCCCCAACTATTCCTGCTTTTTTTGGGAAACTCATTTTCTCATCCAATAGTGTTTTTCTATATTTTTTACTCCCCATTTCCTATTGGCTGGTCATAGACAAAAAAAAATATCCTGACAACTTCTATGGATTAACTAGGAAAGGGTTTGATGCTAAGCCCTATATTTTCCTCTTGCTTATTTCTCTTCCTTTCTTGGCAGGAGCTTCTTTTTCAGCAGGTTTTCAAAAAGTTTATCCATTCTACAAGCCTGCGGATGTGCCTATTCTTGCTTCGCAGACAAACTACTGGAGCTCAGTTTTAATATTTGAACTATTCTATATCTGCCAATTCGTGTGTCTGGAGCTATTCTTTAGGGGCTTCATTGTCATGAGGTTGCAAAAATATATGGGCGGGGCTTCAGTTTGGCTCATGGTGACGTTGTATTGCATCCTGCATTTTGGAAAACCAATGCCCGAAACGCTTGCCTCCATAGTAGGCGGCTATGTGTTAGGGGTAATCGCTTATTATTCCCGAAGCGTGTTTGGAGGGATCATTGTACATGTAGGAGTGGCTGTTTGCATGGATATCTTTGCTCATTTGCAGCTACTCTCAAAATAG
- a CDS encoding polyprenol monophosphomannose synthase, translating to MDKKIIVIPTYNEIENIEAIMKTVLALPIEADILIVDDNSPDGTGDVVKKLQKEFEGRVHLLERKEKSGLGTAYIAGFKYCLENGFDYIFEMDADFSHNPNDLVKLHAACAEEGFDMAIGSRYATGVNVVNWSMKRVLMSYFASVYVRFITGMPVADATAGFKCYTRKVLETINLDKVKFVGYAFQIEMKFKTWKYDFKIKEVPIIFTDRTKGTSKMSSKIFKEAFLGVIQLKVMSLFSSYHR from the coding sequence GTGGACAAGAAAATTATTGTTATACCGACCTACAATGAGATAGAAAATATTGAAGCTATAATGAAGACGGTGTTGGCATTGCCAATAGAAGCAGATATTCTCATAGTAGATGACAATTCGCCAGACGGAACTGGAGATGTGGTGAAAAAACTTCAAAAAGAGTTTGAAGGACGGGTTCATTTGTTGGAGAGGAAAGAAAAGTCGGGATTAGGAACGGCTTATATTGCCGGTTTCAAGTATTGCCTCGAAAATGGCTTTGACTATATTTTCGAAATGGATGCGGATTTTTCCCACAATCCAAACGATTTGGTAAAGCTCCATGCGGCATGTGCCGAAGAAGGTTTCGATATGGCGATCGGGTCTCGATACGCTACAGGTGTCAATGTGGTCAACTGGTCCATGAAGCGAGTGTTGATGTCTTATTTTGCTAGTGTGTATGTGAGGTTTATCACGGGAATGCCAGTTGCCGATGCTACGGCAGGTTTCAAATGCTATACCCGAAAAGTGTTGGAAACGATCAATTTGGATAAGGTCAAGTTTGTAGGGTATGCTTTCCAGATCGAAATGAAATTTAAGACTTGGAAATATGATTTTAAGATAAAAGAAGTGCCTATCATCTTTACCGATAGGACTAAAGGGACATCTAAAATGTCTTCAAAAATATTCAAAGAAGCCTTTTTAGGAGTGATCCAGTTAAAAGTGATGAGTTTGTTTTCCTCCTACCATAGATAG
- the smc gene encoding chromosome segregation protein SMC encodes MLLQKLEIKGFKSFGDRVVFNFDEGVTAVVGPNGSGKSNVVDAIRWVLGEQSSKALRSDKMENVIFNGTKNRRALQMAEVSLSFKNTKNLLPTEYSEVTISRRYYRSGESEYLLNGVSCRLKDIQTLFLDTGIGSDSYAIIELKMVDEILNDQNQSRRGLFEEAAGISKFKKRKKETLKKLSDTNADLERVEDLVFEIEKNMRSLERQAKQAERYLKMKEEYRRLSLQLAKKSVSAQIDLLESLNQRINAETDRQHQIESQLAQFDAEIEKEQASLIQKEKLLSSRQKTLNEHVHKIRQFESEKKIKNERLKFLTERATKLQNQLDEDVKSSDRAKFSLEGLVREQEQLEKILRETEFLVEQLKKEYEEQKQKTTSLKTTSQELDVRIQSKQASVFHQKKTLEINQVQINSLKQELERESENSTESTANLEDFDAKIAEFEGQLKVKKERLQSLQQKQTEIDAQIKSNEASLQSLQQQQAKTLRELDAKQNEYSLTKSMLDNLEGYPQAIKFLKKNTPWGKNAPLLSDIITCDEKYRVAVENYLEPYLNYYVLENEAQAFEAVNMLSDAAKGKGNFLLLDEFKHYKPSSQKQFEDAISALDIVEYDEKYKALAYYLLEKVYVVTENQDHLPSDDELVFITQNGKIIKQKYTISGGSVGLFEGKKIGRAKNIDKLALRIKELQVKNRELDKIIEERQNDLASLKENLPREDMLALQEEINLLGQEYATVKTRKEQFISLLQDKENRREAITEKIAQLTDSVHQTAPQLEDDEKELVELKEQYDYLRDDLEQENEALAQKSAAFNQQNILFHQQSNKLESTEKEIEYKETSFERGNARIDNNKSELKHTEDEIRHLQESSGDNEQLLIEMYAEKEGIEGAVNEAEKEYYNSRGNISEIEKQTREVRQKKDSIGAVMMELKEKVSNTRMEMSSVKERISVEFDLDFEEMLENTEVIELTVEYLREEVTKIKERMDKMGAINHMAIEAYNEIKERHDFILEQKEDLEKAIASLEETISEIDTVAKENFMAAFLQIREDFKRVFRSLFTQEDSCDLILVDESDPLNSKIEIIAQPKGKKPLTINQLSGGEKTLTATALLFSIYLLKPAPFCIFDEVDAPLDDANIDKFNNIIKEFSKNSQFIVVTHNKRTMSSTDVIYGVTMVEQGVSTVVAVDLKTIEDQ; translated from the coding sequence ATGTTATTACAAAAGCTTGAAATAAAGGGTTTTAAAAGTTTTGGAGACAGGGTTGTTTTTAACTTCGATGAAGGGGTGACAGCTGTTGTGGGGCCAAACGGTAGCGGCAAGTCTAATGTGGTTGATGCTATTCGTTGGGTGCTTGGTGAGCAGAGCTCAAAAGCTTTACGTTCCGACAAGATGGAAAACGTAATTTTCAATGGGACGAAAAACAGGCGTGCGCTCCAAATGGCAGAAGTTTCCCTTAGCTTTAAAAACACAAAAAACCTTCTCCCAACCGAATATTCTGAAGTAACGATTTCCCGCCGCTACTACCGCTCTGGAGAAAGTGAATATCTGCTCAATGGAGTGAGTTGTAGGCTGAAAGACATCCAAACACTTTTCTTGGATACGGGCATAGGGTCAGATAGTTATGCTATCATAGAGCTAAAAATGGTCGATGAGATTTTGAACGATCAAAACCAATCGAGGCGAGGGCTTTTTGAAGAAGCAGCAGGTATTTCAAAGTTTAAAAAACGGAAAAAGGAAACACTCAAAAAGCTCAGCGATACCAATGCAGACCTGGAAAGGGTAGAGGACTTGGTATTTGAGATTGAGAAGAACATGCGTTCGCTAGAGCGGCAAGCCAAGCAAGCTGAGCGATATTTGAAAATGAAGGAGGAATATCGCCGGTTAAGCCTTCAGCTCGCAAAGAAATCGGTAAGTGCACAAATTGATTTGCTGGAAAGTCTCAATCAGCGAATTAATGCTGAAACAGATAGACAGCATCAGATAGAAAGTCAGTTAGCTCAGTTCGATGCTGAAATTGAAAAAGAGCAAGCTTCCTTAATCCAAAAAGAAAAACTGCTTTCGAGCCGGCAGAAAACGTTGAACGAGCATGTTCATAAAATCCGTCAGTTTGAAAGCGAGAAAAAGATAAAGAACGAGCGCTTGAAGTTTTTGACTGAGCGGGCTACCAAGCTTCAAAACCAATTAGACGAAGATGTGAAAAGTAGTGATAGGGCTAAATTTAGCCTAGAAGGCTTGGTGAGGGAGCAAGAGCAGTTAGAAAAAATATTGAGGGAAACGGAGTTTTTGGTGGAGCAACTCAAGAAAGAATATGAGGAGCAAAAGCAAAAAACAACGAGTTTGAAAACAACCTCCCAAGAGCTGGATGTGCGTATCCAAAGCAAGCAAGCTTCGGTTTTCCACCAAAAGAAAACTTTGGAGATTAACCAAGTTCAGATCAATTCCTTGAAACAGGAGCTTGAACGGGAATCGGAAAATTCTACGGAAAGCACAGCTAACCTTGAGGATTTTGATGCGAAAATCGCTGAATTTGAAGGGCAGCTAAAAGTTAAAAAAGAACGCTTGCAATCGTTGCAACAAAAGCAAACGGAAATTGATGCTCAAATCAAATCGAATGAGGCATCCTTGCAATCGCTTCAACAGCAGCAAGCAAAGACTTTGAGAGAGCTTGATGCCAAACAAAACGAATATAGCCTTACCAAGTCCATGCTCGACAACTTGGAAGGATATCCGCAAGCTATCAAGTTTTTAAAGAAAAATACACCGTGGGGTAAAAATGCACCTTTACTTTCCGACATCATTACCTGTGATGAAAAATACAGAGTTGCGGTTGAAAATTACCTAGAGCCTTACCTCAATTATTATGTACTGGAAAATGAAGCACAAGCTTTTGAGGCTGTAAATATGCTCAGCGATGCGGCAAAAGGGAAAGGCAATTTTTTGCTGCTTGATGAATTCAAACATTATAAGCCTTCTAGCCAAAAACAATTTGAAGATGCTATTTCAGCACTTGACATTGTAGAGTACGATGAAAAGTATAAAGCACTCGCTTATTATCTTCTCGAAAAAGTCTACGTGGTTACCGAGAACCAAGACCACCTTCCTTCCGATGATGAGTTGGTTTTTATAACCCAAAATGGAAAAATCATCAAGCAGAAATATACCATTTCTGGGGGGTCGGTTGGCTTGTTTGAAGGAAAAAAAATAGGGCGAGCAAAAAATATAGATAAACTGGCTTTACGGATAAAAGAGCTTCAGGTGAAAAACAGAGAGCTAGATAAAATCATTGAGGAAAGGCAAAATGATTTGGCTTCACTCAAAGAAAATTTGCCACGGGAAGACATGCTTGCACTGCAAGAAGAAATCAACCTTTTGGGGCAAGAGTATGCAACAGTGAAAACGAGAAAGGAACAATTTATCTCGCTATTGCAAGATAAGGAGAACAGGAGGGAGGCTATCACTGAAAAGATTGCCCAGCTAACGGACAGTGTGCATCAGACAGCTCCGCAATTAGAAGACGATGAAAAGGAATTGGTAGAGTTAAAAGAGCAATACGATTATTTGAGAGATGATTTGGAGCAAGAAAATGAAGCGCTTGCCCAAAAATCGGCAGCTTTCAACCAGCAAAATATACTCTTTCACCAGCAGAGCAATAAGTTAGAAAGTACCGAAAAAGAGATTGAATATAAGGAGACTTCATTTGAACGGGGAAATGCCCGAATTGACAACAACAAAAGCGAGCTGAAACACACAGAAGATGAAATCCGCCATTTGCAAGAGTCTTCTGGGGACAATGAGCAACTGCTTATAGAAATGTATGCTGAGAAAGAGGGGATAGAAGGTGCGGTAAATGAAGCAGAAAAAGAATACTATAATTCTCGTGGAAACATCTCGGAGATTGAAAAGCAAACGAGGGAGGTTAGGCAAAAGAAAGACAGTATAGGTGCTGTTATGATGGAGTTGAAGGAAAAGGTTAGCAACACGCGTATGGAGATGTCGTCTGTGAAGGAAAGAATCTCGGTGGAGTTTGACCTGGACTTTGAAGAGATGCTGGAGAATACGGAAGTGATTGAGCTTACGGTAGAATACCTACGGGAAGAGGTAACCAAGATAAAGGAGCGGATGGACAAGATGGGTGCCATCAACCATATGGCAATAGAAGCCTATAACGAAATAAAAGAGCGCCATGACTTTATATTGGAACAAAAGGAAGACTTGGAGAAGGCAATTGCTTCACTGGAGGAGACTATTTCAGAAATAGATACGGTGGCCAAAGAGAATTTTATGGCTGCTTTTCTTCAGATTCGAGAGGATTTCAAAAGGGTCTTTCGTTCGCTTTTTACCCAAGAAGACAGCTGCGATTTAATTTTAGTAGACGAAAGCGACCCTCTGAATTCAAAGATTGAAATCATTGCTCAACCTAAGGGGAAAAAACCATTGACTATCAATCAGTTGTCTGGTGGAGAAAAAACCTTGACAGCAACGGCATTGTTGTTTTCAATTTATCTGCTCAAGCCAGCTCCTTTCTGTATCTTTGATGAAGTGGATGCTCCGCTTGATGATGCGAACATTGATAAGTTCAATAATATCATCAAAGAGTTTTCGAAGAACTCACAGTTCATAGTCGTTACCCACAACAAGAGAACCATGTCCAGCACCGATGTTATTTATGGCGTCACTATGGTAGAACAGGGGGTTTCAACTGTGGTAGCAGTGGATTTGAAAACAATAGAAGACCAATAA
- a CDS encoding DnaJ domain-containing protein translates to MKNYYKVLGVSTNADEKAIKKAYKQLAVKFHPDKNPDNQHAHDKFAEINEAYQVLSDPNKRANYDFLTSVDVSALEHAFAATAETPQQKAQPKPKPPPPVFKQKVPYKPGKFIYAVIAGAVGIMLLIGSFVYFMGKIASEHNYEIAVAAYNAGNYSDANYYLGIALGHNDENSDALFLAGLMAEDHDEAFQKALTYYNEAISFAEKPVDVGFYKKRGFLCLKLERYDDAFSDFEKVLLQIPNDADALNSCGDILLYQKQQFEKAKGTYEKVLSVFPNDFKALLGKGIALQKTGEMQAAKELIEQSLEVNPQSPAAVYFLGVNSLEYEQDTSKTCQLWHLADSLGGIPGLKGEIGRVCN, encoded by the coding sequence TTGAAAAACTACTATAAGGTACTGGGCGTAAGCACAAATGCTGATGAAAAAGCCATTAAAAAAGCCTACAAACAACTTGCTGTCAAATTCCACCCTGACAAGAACCCCGACAATCAGCATGCCCACGACAAATTTGCCGAGATAAACGAAGCCTATCAGGTTTTGTCTGATCCGAATAAGCGAGCCAATTATGACTTTCTGACTTCGGTTGATGTATCGGCACTCGAACATGCATTTGCTGCTACAGCCGAAACTCCACAGCAAAAAGCACAGCCTAAACCCAAGCCACCTCCGCCTGTTTTCAAACAAAAAGTACCCTATAAGCCCGGAAAGTTTATTTATGCCGTAATAGCGGGAGCTGTTGGGATTATGCTGTTAATTGGAAGTTTTGTGTACTTTATGGGGAAAATTGCTTCGGAGCATAATTACGAAATAGCAGTTGCGGCTTATAATGCTGGAAATTATTCTGATGCCAATTATTATTTAGGGATAGCCTTGGGGCATAATGATGAAAATAGTGATGCGCTTTTTCTTGCCGGGCTAATGGCTGAAGACCATGATGAAGCGTTTCAAAAAGCGTTGACATATTACAATGAAGCAATCTCTTTTGCTGAAAAGCCAGTAGATGTGGGATTTTACAAAAAAAGAGGTTTTCTATGTCTTAAGTTAGAAAGATACGATGATGCTTTTTCTGATTTTGAAAAGGTATTGCTGCAAATCCCCAACGATGCAGATGCCTTAAATAGCTGCGGTGATATTCTTCTCTACCAAAAGCAACAGTTTGAAAAAGCAAAAGGCACGTATGAGAAAGTCCTTTCTGTTTTTCCAAACGATTTTAAAGCGTTGCTAGGTAAAGGAATAGCTTTACAAAAAACAGGTGAAATGCAAGCGGCTAAAGAGTTGATAGAACAGTCGTTAGAGGTGAATCCTCAAAGCCCTGCGGCAGTATATTTTTTAGGGGTCAATTCTTTGGAATATGAGCAGGATACTTCAAAAACTTGCCAACTCTGGCACTTAGCCGACAGCCTAGGAGGTATCCCGGGGCTCAAAGGGGAAATTGGAAGGGTTTGTAATTAA
- a CDS encoding DUF5009 domain-containing protein has translation MEKAIQATIPAKQQRLISLDAFRGFTVMLMITVNNPGSWSHVYPPLLHAEWHGITPTDLVFPFFLFIVGVSIVLAYNKRVEAGAPKKDMYKKIISRSLKIFALGMFLSLYPRFDFMNIRIPGVLPRISIVFFACAMLFLNTDWKTQLKLGAGTLLVYWLAMELVPVPEVGAGSLEPGKNLAAWIDSVLIPGRMYRGTWDPEGILSTFPAIVTGITGMLAGKIIVSNKEQTQKLIWLFFGGFIALAAGALFHYIFPINKNLWTSSYVLFTSGLAALTLAASIYFIDILGYKKWTKPGIMFGANAITIYVLSGMLPFLFSYNLGSEESSFSIISLIMGAATSLGASMKLTSLTYAIFFIGICFIPAYILFKKKIFIKV, from the coding sequence ATGGAAAAAGCAATACAAGCAACCATACCAGCAAAACAACAGCGCCTTATTTCCCTAGATGCTTTCCGAGGTTTCACAGTCATGCTGATGATCACAGTGAACAACCCGGGTTCATGGAGCCACGTTTACCCTCCCTTGCTCCATGCCGAATGGCACGGCATCACTCCTACTGACTTAGTGTTTCCCTTTTTCCTGTTTATAGTAGGCGTCTCTATCGTATTGGCTTACAACAAAAGAGTGGAAGCAGGAGCGCCTAAAAAGGATATGTACAAAAAAATCATTAGCCGGTCGCTAAAAATATTTGCGCTAGGCATGTTTCTCAGCCTTTACCCACGGTTTGATTTTATGAATATCCGAATCCCTGGGGTTTTGCCGCGTATCTCAATCGTGTTTTTTGCTTGTGCCATGCTCTTTCTAAATACCGACTGGAAAACACAGTTGAAACTCGGGGCAGGTACATTACTCGTTTACTGGCTTGCCATGGAACTAGTTCCCGTACCAGAAGTTGGCGCAGGCTCACTAGAACCAGGGAAGAACCTAGCCGCTTGGATAGATAGTGTACTGATCCCAGGAAGAATGTACCGAGGCACTTGGGACCCAGAAGGGATTTTGAGCACCTTTCCCGCAATAGTTACGGGCATCACAGGCATGCTTGCTGGTAAAATAATTGTAAGCAACAAAGAGCAAACTCAAAAATTAATTTGGCTCTTTTTCGGAGGCTTTATCGCCTTGGCAGCCGGGGCACTTTTCCATTATATCTTCCCTATCAACAAAAACCTTTGGACAAGTTCTTATGTGCTTTTCACTTCTGGTCTTGCAGCACTTACCTTGGCCGCTAGCATTTATTTTATAGACATATTGGGATATAAAAAATGGACAAAACCCGGGATTATGTTTGGGGCAAACGCCATTACCATTTACGTGCTTTCGGGCATGTTGCCTTTTTTATTTTCCTATAACTTGGGAAGCGAAGAATCTTCCTTTTCGATTATTAGCCTTATAATGGGTGCGGCAACTTCTTTAGGAGCAAGCATGAAACTCACCTCCCTTACCTATGCCATCTTCTTTATAGGCATTTGCTTTATTCCAGCATACATACTTTTCAAAAAGAAAATATTCATCAAAGTATAA